The following proteins come from a genomic window of Gemmatimonadota bacterium:
- a CDS encoding ComEA family DNA-binding protein, giving the protein MRRLVAFLLALGAVRLALSWTPAAPLLLDPEAGALDSLLTATDSAVADQERRTRPIEDGELLDVNRAGEEELDRLPRVGPGLARAIIAERERGGPFATVEALARVRGVGPATLERLRPHIEVRGVPPSRPLAPPVPGTEAVVSLARATAADLEALPGIGPALARRILATREERGGFASVDDLLAVPGVGPATLARIRARLRVP; this is encoded by the coding sequence ATGCGGCGCCTGGTCGCTTTCCTTCTGGCCCTGGGAGCCGTTCGCCTGGCCTTGTCCTGGACACCGGCGGCTCCGCTTCTCCTCGATCCTGAAGCAGGAGCGCTCGATTCGCTGCTGACCGCGACCGACAGCGCGGTCGCGGACCAGGAGCGCCGCACCCGCCCGATCGAGGACGGAGAGCTCCTCGATGTGAACCGAGCCGGCGAAGAGGAGCTCGATCGACTTCCGCGTGTTGGCCCCGGCCTCGCACGCGCCATCATCGCAGAGCGGGAGCGGGGTGGCCCGTTCGCTACCGTGGAGGCGCTGGCGCGGGTGCGAGGCGTGGGCCCGGCCACGCTCGAGCGTCTTCGGCCCCATATCGAGGTCCGTGGCGTGCCGCCGAGCCGGCCCCTGGCGCCGCCGGTGCCTGGAACCGAAGCGGTCGTCAGCCTGGCCCGGGCGACCGCCGCTGACCTGGAGGCCCTGCCAGGGATCGGGCCCGCTCTGGCCCGTCGCATTCTCGCGACACGAGAGGAACGGGGGGGCTTCGCCTCGGTGGACGACCTGTTGGCGGTGCCGGGCGTGGGTCCTGCCACGCTGGCGCGGATTCGTGCAAGGCTGCGCGTTCCCTGA